A window from Borrelia hispanica CRI encodes these proteins:
- the guaB gene encoding IMP dehydrogenase, with amino-acid sequence MMDKIVKEALTFDDVSLIPRKSSILPSDVNLKTRLTRNIYLNIPFLSSAMDTVTESRMAIAVAKEGGMGIIHKNITIEIQRKEVEIVKSYHRNGIIRNLITINEDTSIKEAKRLIGKHNISALPVTDHVGKILGLVTSRDIRYISDDDTPVINAMTKKLITAKEDITLAEAKEILFKHKIEKLLIVDESNSLRGLITCKDIDHVEHQEYFPNACKDINDRLRVGAAVSTDVDTLERVEELVKADVDVIVVDSAHGHSTRVIEIVRKIKSKYPNLDVIAGNIVTKEAALDLIDAGADCLKVGIGPGSICTTRIVAGVGVPQLTAINDVFEACKDTNICIIADGGIRFSGDIVKAIAAGADSVMIGNLFAGAHESPSEEIMYNGKKFKIYVGMGSLAAMARGSKSRYFQFESKDSPGKLVPEGIEGMVPYVGKVKDIIFQLKGGLMSGMGYLGVETILELKRDAKFVKISSASLRESHIHDVLEN; translated from the coding sequence TTGATGGATAAAATAGTAAAAGAAGCTTTAACTTTTGATGATGTTTCTTTAATTCCTAGGAAATCATCTATATTACCTAGTGATGTTAATTTGAAGACAAGATTGACAAGAAATATATATTTAAATATACCTTTTTTAAGCTCAGCTATGGATACAGTTACAGAAAGTAGAATGGCAATAGCAGTGGCGAAGGAAGGTGGGATGGGTATTATACATAAGAATATTACTATTGAAATTCAAAGGAAAGAGGTGGAAATAGTAAAATCTTATCATCGTAATGGAATTATAAGGAATCTTATTACAATTAATGAGGATACTAGTATTAAAGAGGCCAAAAGGTTGATTGGTAAACATAATATTTCTGCATTGCCAGTTACAGATCATGTAGGTAAAATATTAGGTTTAGTAACCAGTAGAGACATTAGATATATTTCAGATGATGATACTCCTGTAATTAATGCAATGACTAAAAAATTAATTACTGCAAAAGAAGATATTACGTTGGCAGAAGCGAAAGAGATTTTATTTAAGCATAAGATAGAAAAGTTACTTATTGTTGATGAGTCAAATAGTTTGCGGGGATTAATAACTTGCAAGGATATAGATCATGTTGAACATCAAGAGTATTTTCCAAATGCATGTAAAGATATTAATGATAGATTGAGAGTTGGTGCAGCTGTTTCTACTGATGTTGATACTCTAGAGCGTGTTGAAGAATTGGTTAAGGCAGATGTTGATGTTATTGTTGTTGATTCTGCACATGGACATTCTACTAGGGTAATTGAGATTGTAAGGAAAATTAAAAGTAAATATCCAAATTTAGATGTTATTGCAGGTAATATAGTGACTAAGGAAGCAGCTCTTGATTTAATTGATGCAGGTGCAGATTGTTTAAAAGTGGGAATAGGTCCGGGGAGTATATGTACAACAAGAATAGTTGCAGGGGTTGGTGTTCCACAGTTGACGGCAATTAATGATGTTTTTGAGGCTTGTAAAGATACAAATATTTGCATCATAGCAGATGGTGGTATTAGATTTTCAGGAGATATAGTTAAAGCAATTGCTGCGGGAGCTGATAGTGTGATGATAGGGAATCTTTTTGCTGGAGCTCATGAATCTCCCTCAGAGGAAATAATGTATAATGGCAAGAAATTTAAGATTTATGTTGGTATGGGATCTCTTGCTGCTATGGCTAGGGGTTCTAAATCTAGGTATTTTCAATTTGAAAGTAAAGATTCGCCTGGGAAATTGGTTCCTGAAGGTATTGAGGGGATGGTTCCTTATGTTGGTAAGGTAAAAGACATTATCTTTCAATTAAAGGGGGGTTTAATGTCTGGGATGGGATATTTGGGAGTTGAGACAATATTAGAATTAAAGAGAGATGCTAAATTTGTAAAAATAAGTTCTGCGTCATTAAGAGAATCTCATATTCATGATGTTTTGGAGAATTGA